A portion of the Edaphobacter lichenicola genome contains these proteins:
- a CDS encoding precorrin-2 C(20)-methyltransferase — translation MNEARKAGRLYGVGLGPGDPELVTLKALRVVKQAQVIAYPAARHGQSNARSIVQSELVSEQIELPMIYPVTTELTDHPGGYEGAISDFYDEMAKQIAVHLDLGRDVAILCEGDPFFYGSYMYLHDRLAHRFATEVIPGVPSIMGAAARLGTPLVRRDTELVVLPATLSENELIARLNRSSAFAIIKLGRNFTKVKNALVRAGLFDRALFIERATMASERIAKLSEVDPLDVAYFSLILIPGLRETHQNSVSNDAGRLTVVGLGPGSSDWITPEASQALSDATDLVGYHTYLDRVAVTPGQCRYGSDNKVEAERARHALSLAESGRRVCVVSSGDPGIFAMASAVLESVEDGPATWRSLDIHIVPGLSAMQAAASRVGAPLGHDFCVLSLSDRLKPWEIIVKRLHAAASADFALAIYNPVSSERRWQLTEAQAILAQHRSPETPVVLARSVGRADEKIVFTDLGRLEVSQVDMQTLVLVGSSTTRKLSLSNGRQLIYTPRSYGTLSDAK, via the coding sequence ATGAACGAAGCTCGTAAAGCCGGCAGACTTTATGGCGTGGGACTCGGTCCTGGCGATCCGGAGTTGGTAACGCTGAAGGCTCTCCGAGTCGTCAAGCAGGCGCAGGTGATCGCTTACCCAGCGGCCCGGCACGGTCAAAGCAATGCTCGGTCAATCGTCCAGTCGGAGCTAGTGAGTGAGCAGATCGAACTGCCGATGATCTATCCGGTAACAACGGAGTTGACCGATCATCCCGGAGGGTACGAAGGCGCAATCTCGGATTTTTACGACGAAATGGCAAAACAGATTGCCGTTCATCTAGACCTCGGCCGGGACGTTGCCATTCTTTGTGAAGGTGACCCCTTCTTCTACGGGTCATACATGTACCTGCACGACAGGCTTGCGCACCGTTTTGCGACAGAGGTAATTCCCGGTGTTCCTTCGATCATGGGTGCTGCCGCAAGGCTTGGAACTCCGCTGGTGAGAAGAGACACGGAGTTGGTTGTTCTTCCAGCAACTCTCTCCGAAAACGAACTCATCGCGCGCCTCAATCGATCAAGCGCATTTGCCATCATCAAATTGGGGCGCAACTTCACCAAGGTAAAGAACGCGCTGGTGAGGGCCGGTTTGTTTGACAGGGCTTTGTTTATTGAACGCGCGACGATGGCCTCTGAACGAATCGCTAAGTTGTCTGAGGTTGATCCGCTCGACGTCGCTTACTTCTCACTCATCTTGATTCCTGGTTTGCGTGAGACCCATCAAAATTCTGTTTCAAATGATGCGGGCCGACTAACAGTCGTGGGACTTGGGCCTGGTTCGTCCGACTGGATCACGCCAGAGGCTAGCCAAGCACTGTCGGATGCGACAGATCTAGTTGGATATCATACCTATCTCGATCGTGTCGCGGTCACACCTGGTCAGTGTCGCTATGGCTCGGATAACAAGGTCGAAGCGGAGCGTGCGCGTCATGCCTTGTCCTTGGCCGAGTCTGGCCGTCGCGTCTGCGTCGTTTCGTCTGGAGATCCGGGCATCTTTGCTATGGCCTCGGCCGTTTTAGAGTCGGTCGAAGATGGGCCAGCTACCTGGCGTTCGCTCGATATCCATATAGTGCCTGGTCTGTCGGCGATGCAAGCTGCAGCTTCGAGAGTAGGAGCACCACTAGGCCATGACTTCTGCGTGCTCTCGCTCTCTGATCGATTGAAACCCTGGGAGATTATTGTGAAACGGTTACACGCGGCGGCCTCCGCGGACTTTGCGCTTGCAATCTATAACCCTGTCTCGTCGGAGCGCAGATGGCAGTTAACCGAGGCTCAAGCCATTCTCGCGCAGCATCGTTCCCCTGAAACTCCTGTTGTGTTGGCCCGCTCTGTTGGCAGAGCCGACGAGAAGATCGTTTTCACTGATCTTGGGAGACTGGAAGTTTCTCAGGTTGATATGCAAACACTCGTACTGGTCGGATCTTCGACCACCCGCAAGCTGTCGCTCTCGAATGGCCGGCAATTGATCTATACCCCTCGCAGCTATGGAACCTTATCCGATGCAAAGTGA
- the cbiE gene encoding precorrin-6y C5,15-methyltransferase (decarboxylating) subunit CbiE has product MQSDRPGDSTTPGEQPWLTIVGIGEDGWDGLTAPARRAIESADIIFGGARHLSHVPAVGKAARVTWPSPMAPAVQEILTEHRRQRRIAVLASGDPMLYGVGVTLTRELGMGEYRVIPQISAFSLACARMGWAAAEVTLISLVNRPIEQLNRYLCPGQRVVIYSEDGATPRAIARLLTDSGYGSSMLYVFENLGGSTENHREAIACSWSIERCGDLNLIALLCAGNANARPLSLVPGLPEEVFETEGQLTKREVRAATLARLAPLPGEQLWDVGAGSGTIGIEWMRTHPSCSCIAFEVHDERARRIMMNAKRLGTPALRVIVGTAPATFDGLQSPDAIFIGGGLTSESMFEECWARLKSGGRLVANAVTVGSEATLATRQKVFGGELVRILVARAEPIGNDLGWKPMMPITQWTVVKP; this is encoded by the coding sequence ATGCAAAGTGATCGACCGGGTGACTCTACGACCCCTGGCGAGCAGCCGTGGCTGACGATTGTTGGCATTGGGGAAGACGGTTGGGATGGGCTCACAGCGCCGGCAAGGCGAGCCATCGAGTCTGCCGATATCATCTTCGGCGGAGCACGTCATCTTAGCCATGTCCCAGCAGTGGGTAAGGCGGCGAGAGTTACGTGGCCTTCTCCAATGGCACCTGCCGTTCAGGAGATTCTCACCGAACACCGCAGACAGAGGAGGATTGCGGTTTTGGCAAGCGGCGATCCGATGCTTTATGGCGTGGGCGTAACGCTTACTCGCGAGTTGGGAATGGGCGAATATCGAGTGATTCCACAGATCTCCGCCTTCTCTCTTGCTTGCGCGCGAATGGGCTGGGCAGCCGCCGAAGTCACTCTCATCTCGCTCGTAAACCGCCCGATAGAGCAACTCAACCGGTATCTCTGCCCTGGGCAGCGAGTCGTGATCTACTCTGAAGACGGTGCTACTCCTCGTGCGATCGCCCGATTGTTGACAGACTCCGGCTATGGTTCCAGCATGCTTTATGTCTTTGAGAATCTGGGTGGATCTACTGAAAATCATCGTGAGGCGATCGCATGCTCCTGGTCGATAGAACGTTGCGGCGATCTCAATCTCATCGCGCTTCTCTGTGCGGGTAACGCAAACGCCAGGCCGTTGTCGCTTGTTCCAGGCTTACCTGAAGAAGTCTTTGAGACAGAAGGGCAGCTAACCAAGCGTGAAGTTCGCGCCGCCACGCTAGCCCGTCTGGCTCCTTTGCCTGGAGAGCAACTTTGGGACGTCGGTGCGGGCTCCGGAACCATTGGTATCGAGTGGATGAGGACACATCCTTCTTGTTCATGCATCGCATTTGAAGTGCACGACGAAAGAGCGCGCAGGATTATGATGAATGCGAAGCGGCTGGGAACACCTGCTTTGAGGGTGATTGTGGGAACAGCTCCCGCGACCTTCGATGGCCTGCAGTCTCCTGATGCGATTTTCATTGGAGGTGGCCTCACCTCAGAGAGTATGTTCGAAGAGTGCTGGGCTAGACTCAAAAGCGGTGGACGACTGGTTGCCAACGCAGTTACAGTCGGGAGTGAGGCAACTCTCGCTACCCGGCAAAAGGTATTCGGCGGCGAACTTGTGCGAATCCTGGTTGCTCGTGCAGAGCCCATCGGCAACGACCTGGGATGGAAGCCTATGATGCCAATCACTCAATGGACGGTTGTAAAACCATGA
- a CDS encoding cobalamin biosynthesis protein — translation MSQLVAIGIGCSSRATPEDVVSLIESCAIEIVPGSIMATLDRCASTGEAVAARLGLRLMLFPADTLSKIDGVKNHSDLASARVGTSSVAEASALASLGPAAQLTLPRKTGRFCTCAVAVLP, via the coding sequence ATGAGTCAGCTTGTTGCTATAGGGATTGGTTGCTCGTCCCGCGCGACCCCGGAAGATGTAGTAAGTCTTATCGAGAGTTGTGCGATTGAGATTGTTCCTGGCTCGATCATGGCGACACTCGACCGATGTGCGAGCACGGGAGAAGCTGTAGCAGCAAGGTTAGGACTACGACTCATGCTATTTCCTGCAGACACACTTTCAAAAATCGACGGGGTGAAGAATCATTCCGACCTTGCCTCCGCGAGGGTCGGGACATCAAGCGTTGCAGAAGCATCTGCGCTGGCGTCCTTGGGGCCTGCCGCCCAGCTTACCCTGCCACGCAAGACGGGACGCTTCTGCACGTGCGCTGTGGCGGTGCTGCCATGA
- the cobM gene encoding precorrin-4 C(11)-methyltransferase, giving the protein MTVHFIGAGPGAADLLTLRGRDLIQRSPVCLYAGSLVPKEVIAHAPPGARIIDSAEMTLDEIIAEIAAAHKENLDVARVHSGDVSVWSTMAEQIRRLVALGIPYDVTPGVPSFAAAAAALSQELTLPGVAQTLILTRTSTRSTPMPIGEDLATLGRSGATMAIHLSITNLDIVTSQLLPLYGAECPVVVVFRASWPDQTILRGTLSTIQQIVAASGIDRNALILVGRSLDQPSSFGESFLYSTTREREPATEV; this is encoded by the coding sequence ATGACCGTTCACTTTATTGGAGCAGGCCCCGGTGCTGCGGATCTGCTTACCTTGCGCGGGCGTGATCTTATACAGAGATCCCCGGTCTGTCTCTACGCAGGTTCGCTGGTGCCGAAAGAAGTGATCGCGCACGCTCCGCCCGGTGCTCGGATCATCGACTCTGCCGAGATGACCCTCGACGAGATCATTGCTGAGATTGCGGCTGCTCATAAAGAAAACCTTGATGTGGCGCGCGTTCATTCTGGGGATGTGTCGGTATGGAGCACCATGGCGGAACAGATCCGGCGTCTCGTCGCTCTCGGCATCCCCTACGATGTGACACCGGGTGTGCCGTCCTTCGCTGCAGCCGCAGCAGCTCTGAGTCAAGAACTCACACTACCGGGAGTTGCACAGACGCTGATTCTCACCAGGACCTCAACGAGGTCGACGCCGATGCCGATTGGCGAAGATCTTGCAACCCTGGGAAGGTCGGGTGCGACGATGGCAATTCATCTCTCCATCACGAACCTCGACATCGTGACGTCGCAACTGCTCCCTCTCTATGGAGCAGAGTGTCCAGTGGTTGTTGTCTTTCGAGCCAGTTGGCCAGACCAAACTATCTTGCGTGGCACCTTGTCGACGATACAGCAGATCGTCGCCGCTTCGGGCATCGATCGCAACGCCCTGATACTGGTGGGCCGATCTCTTGACCAACCTTCGTCTTTCGGGGAAAGTTTTCTTTATTCGACAACCAGGGAGAGGGAACCAGCCACAGAAGTATAG
- a CDS encoding cobalt-precorrin-6A reductase — protein sequence MVSATQIAQLRVLILGGTSEGAQLAARLSGRANLSVISSLAGRVVDLKLPEGEVRVGGFGGVDGLASYLVNEKIAVVIDVTHPYAARISQHAEIACRRTGLPLIALDRPPWNRLDGDRWHEVDDFQSAAKFVDREKTRVFLSIGRQELASFSVCSNAWFLIRAIEKPTEQLPPHHQLVLQRGAFALEDELKLLRDHAIDYVVSKNSGGLATYNKIAAARSLNTPVVLVRRPFKHNIETFQTVEGVVATLDRLIRDTCASENLASGIE from the coding sequence ATGGTGAGCGCAACTCAAATTGCTCAACTACGAGTGCTCATACTGGGTGGAACCAGCGAAGGCGCTCAGCTTGCTGCTCGTCTTTCGGGGCGAGCAAACCTGTCTGTTATCTCTTCTCTCGCTGGCCGAGTCGTTGACTTGAAACTCCCTGAAGGAGAGGTAAGGGTTGGGGGCTTCGGGGGCGTCGATGGTCTCGCCTCCTATCTCGTGAACGAAAAGATAGCAGTCGTGATCGACGTGACCCACCCTTACGCCGCGAGAATTAGTCAGCACGCTGAGATAGCTTGCAGACGCACAGGATTGCCACTTATTGCTCTAGACCGTCCGCCCTGGAATAGACTCGATGGCGACCGATGGCATGAAGTCGATGATTTTCAAAGTGCAGCGAAGTTTGTAGATCGTGAGAAGACTCGAGTATTCCTCTCTATCGGACGACAGGAGCTGGCTTCATTTTCTGTGTGCAGCAATGCCTGGTTTCTGATTCGCGCCATCGAAAAGCCAACGGAGCAACTTCCTCCACATCACCAGCTTGTCTTGCAGCGCGGCGCCTTCGCACTCGAAGACGAACTAAAGTTACTGCGTGATCATGCCATCGACTATGTTGTCTCTAAAAATAGTGGTGGGCTTGCTACCTACAACAAGATTGCAGCGGCTCGTTCTCTCAACACGCCGGTCGTGCTGGTAAGGCGACCCTTCAAGCACAACATCGAGACTTTTCAGACGGTAGAAGGTGTTGTCGCCACGCTTGACCGTCTGATTCGGGATACTTGCGCGTCAGAAAACCTCGCTTCAGGCATTGAGTAA
- the cobF gene encoding precorrin-6A synthase (deacetylating) has product MRKLYIIGIGAGNPEQVTVQAIKAMNTVDVFFLLNKGDDKSDLVQLRKEICERYIDRKTYRFVEIADPERDPSISSYPHRVDEWHQRRAAIYEELISRELGEEGRGAILVWGDPSLYDSTLRIIDQLIERGRVSFEYEVIPGITSVQALAARHKIILNGIGQSICITTGRNLAATKLRDEADNIVVMLDGNDSYKDLVDQDLTIYWGAYVGTEKEILLAGRLGDIADTIRMTRSEARASNGWIMDTYLLRKSAL; this is encoded by the coding sequence ATGAGAAAGCTTTATATCATCGGCATTGGCGCTGGCAATCCCGAGCAAGTTACGGTGCAGGCCATCAAAGCGATGAATACCGTTGACGTATTCTTCTTGCTCAACAAGGGTGACGACAAGAGTGATCTCGTGCAACTGCGTAAGGAGATCTGTGAACGATATATCGACCGCAAGACATACAGGTTTGTCGAAATCGCTGATCCCGAGCGTGATCCTTCGATATCGTCCTATCCTCACCGTGTCGACGAATGGCATCAGCGACGAGCTGCAATCTACGAAGAGCTGATCAGTAGGGAACTGGGAGAGGAGGGACGTGGCGCGATTCTGGTATGGGGCGACCCCTCTCTCTACGACAGTACGCTACGCATCATCGATCAACTCATCGAACGAGGAAGAGTTAGCTTCGAATACGAAGTGATTCCCGGAATCACGAGCGTCCAGGCATTGGCCGCGCGCCACAAGATAATTTTGAATGGCATCGGACAATCCATATGCATTACAACTGGCCGCAATTTGGCAGCTACCAAATTGCGAGACGAGGCGGACAACATCGTCGTCATGCTGGATGGCAACGACTCCTATAAAGACTTGGTGGATCAGGATCTTACGATCTATTGGGGTGCCTATGTGGGTACAGAAAAAGAAATTCTGCTGGCAGGTCGCCTTGGAGACATCGCCGATACTATTCGAATGACGCGTAGCGAAGCCAGAGCGTCCAACGGATGGATCATGGACACGTATCTACTTCGAAAGTCCGCTTTATAA